Proteins from one Pseudomonas bijieensis genomic window:
- the fdhA gene encoding formaldehyde dehydrogenase, glutathione-independent produces the protein MSGNRGVVYLGNGKVEVQKIDYPKMQDPRGRKIEHGVILRVVSTNICGSDQHMVRGRTTAQTGLVLGHEITGEVIEKGSDVENLKIGDLVSVPFNVACGRCRSCKEQHTGVCLSVNPARAGGAYGYVDMGDWTGGQAEYVLVPYADFNLLKLPDRDKAMEKIRDLTCLSDILPTGYHGAVTAGVGPGSTVYIAGAGPVGLAAAASARLLGAAVVIIGDVNPVRLAHAKAQGFEIADLSQDTPLHEQIAALLGEPEVDCAVDAVGFEARGHGHDGVKHEAPATVLNSLMGVVRVAGKIGIPGLYVTEDPGAVDAAAKMGSLSIRFGLGWAKSHSFHTGQTPVMKYNRQLMQAIMWDRINIAEIVGVQVISLDDAPKGYGEFDAGVPKKFVIDPHKLFSAA, from the coding sequence ATGTCTGGCAATCGTGGTGTCGTGTATCTCGGCAACGGCAAGGTCGAAGTACAGAAAATCGACTATCCAAAAATGCAGGACCCGCGCGGCAGGAAGATTGAGCACGGTGTCATCCTGCGCGTGGTCTCCACCAACATCTGCGGCTCCGACCAGCACATGGTGCGCGGCCGTACCACTGCCCAGACCGGTCTGGTCCTGGGTCACGAAATCACCGGTGAAGTGATCGAAAAGGGCAGCGACGTCGAGAACCTGAAAATCGGCGACCTGGTGTCGGTGCCGTTCAACGTGGCTTGCGGGCGCTGCCGTTCCTGCAAGGAGCAACACACAGGCGTCTGCCTGAGCGTCAACCCGGCCCGTGCCGGCGGTGCCTACGGTTACGTGGACATGGGCGACTGGACCGGCGGCCAGGCCGAGTACGTGCTGGTGCCGTACGCCGATTTCAACCTGTTGAAGCTGCCGGACCGCGACAAGGCCATGGAGAAAATCCGCGACCTGACCTGCCTGTCCGACATCCTGCCGACCGGCTACCACGGCGCCGTCACCGCCGGTGTTGGCCCTGGTAGCACGGTCTACATCGCCGGTGCCGGCCCGGTTGGCCTGGCGGCCGCTGCCTCCGCGCGCCTGCTGGGTGCCGCCGTGGTGATCATTGGTGACGTCAACCCGGTCCGCCTGGCTCACGCCAAGGCCCAGGGTTTTGAAATCGCCGACCTGTCCCAGGACACCCCGCTGCACGAACAGATCGCTGCCTTGCTGGGCGAGCCTGAAGTCGATTGCGCCGTCGATGCGGTAGGCTTCGAAGCCCGCGGCCACGGCCATGACGGCGTCAAGCACGAAGCCCCGGCTACCGTGCTCAACTCGTTGATGGGTGTGGTTCGCGTCGCCGGCAAAATCGGCATCCCCGGCCTCTACGTCACCGAAGACCCGGGCGCCGTCGATGCAGCAGCCAAAATGGGTAGCCTGAGCATCCGCTTCGGCCTGGGCTGGGCCAAATCCCACAGCTTCCACACCGGCCAGACCCCAGTCATGAAGTACAACCGCCAACTGATGCAGGCGATCATGTGGGACCGCATCAACATTGCTGAAATCGTTGGCGTACAGGTGATCAGCCTGGATGACGCGCCGAAGGGTTATGGCGAGTTCGATGCGGGCGTGCCGAAGAAGTTTGTGATTGATCCGCATAAGTTGTTCAGTGCGGCATAA
- a CDS encoding cold-shock protein yields the protein MNDRIKGTVKWFNDAKGYGFITCGKGGEELFVHYSAIAGEGYKTLKQRQTVSFEIEKGDKGMQATRVTPE from the coding sequence ATGAACGACCGAATCAAAGGAACCGTTAAATGGTTTAACGATGCGAAAGGCTATGGCTTCATTACCTGCGGCAAAGGAGGCGAGGAACTGTTCGTTCATTACTCGGCGATAGCCGGCGAGGGTTATAAAACGTTGAAACAGAGGCAGACCGTTTCGTTTGAAATCGAGAAGGGGGATAAAGGCATGCAGGCCACGAGAGTGACGCCGGAATAA
- a CDS encoding DUF3757 domain-containing protein — protein sequence MKKILAGGAVLLLLIIGHVHAGEITCPAVTDIHRDIESLEDVYTVGEREEREWKSESLVEVVDPTSLQFEGAEYVIHEDDGDEQTAPRATITCRYGAINLKLDDQQILEPAFSKWMSNRCESPDTRMCRLMDGDYFNLIY from the coding sequence ATGAAAAAAATACTGGCTGGAGGCGCGGTCTTGCTTTTGCTGATCATCGGCCACGTCCATGCCGGTGAAATAACATGCCCCGCCGTCACTGACATTCACAGGGATATTGAATCGCTGGAAGACGTTTACACCGTCGGGGAGCGGGAAGAGCGTGAATGGAAAAGCGAAAGCCTGGTGGAGGTGGTCGACCCGACCTCGTTGCAGTTCGAAGGTGCCGAATACGTTATTCATGAGGACGATGGGGACGAACAGACAGCCCCCCGTGCGACCATCACGTGCAGATACGGGGCGATCAATCTGAAGTTGGACGATCAACAAATCCTGGAACCGGCTTTTTCAAAGTGGATGAGCAATCGCTGCGAAAGCCCGGATACCCGAATGTGCAGGCTGATGGACGGCGACTACTTCAACTTGATCTATTGA
- a CDS encoding DUF2780 domain-containing protein: MKVSRGFALSCLLTLAASPAFAQFSLSDAANVMSAMQGNSGEKDGAVAAAPKAAGLLNTLGSDLKITPEQAIGGAGAMLGLAKNRLSEPQFSELSKSVPGLDQIAGNSAIGGLNGLGGLLGGGSDKNALLDGLLGNVKDTNDLNNAFSALGMDSGMIGQFAPVILQYLGQQGVGSSLLQNLGGIWGAGSGV; encoded by the coding sequence ATGAAGGTTTCACGCGGTTTTGCACTGTCTTGCCTGTTGACACTGGCCGCCAGCCCGGCTTTCGCGCAGTTCAGCCTCAGCGATGCGGCTAATGTGATGTCGGCGATGCAGGGCAACTCAGGTGAGAAGGACGGCGCCGTGGCCGCTGCACCGAAAGCCGCCGGGTTGCTCAATACCCTGGGCTCGGACCTCAAGATCACCCCGGAACAGGCCATCGGCGGTGCCGGTGCGATGCTGGGGCTGGCGAAGAACCGGCTAAGCGAACCGCAGTTCTCGGAATTGAGCAAAAGCGTGCCAGGTCTCGATCAGATCGCCGGCAACAGCGCCATCGGCGGGCTCAACGGCCTGGGCGGCTTGCTCGGTGGCGGATCGGACAAAAACGCCTTGCTCGACGGGCTGCTGGGTAACGTCAAGGACACCAATGACTTGAATAACGCCTTCAGCGCGCTGGGCATGGACAGCGGCATGATCGGGCAGTTTGCCCCGGTCATCCTGCAGTACCTTGGCCAGCAGGGGGTGGGTAGTTCGTTGTTGCAGAATCTGGGAGGTATTTGGGGGGCTGGCAGTGGCGTCTGA
- a CDS encoding acyltransferase → MRRLLTGCFVTLLLLLNTLVLFGPLMVFALLKLVLSGRFRDYASWAVMWIAETWAEIDKLIFALCIPTRWDIRGGADLRGDTSYLVISNHQSWVDIPALVQTLNRRTPFFKFFLKKELIWVPFLGLAWWALDYPFMKRYTKAFLAKNPELTGKDLEITKAACELFKRQPVTVVNYLEGTRFTAAKSQQQQSPFTHLLKPKAGGVAFVLAAMGEQLDAVLDVTVVYPQARIPGFWDLISGAVPRVIIDIQTRELDPALWQGDYENDPVFRQFVQDWVNQLWMEKDRRIAALRNERA, encoded by the coding sequence ATGCGCCGCCTGCTCACCGGCTGTTTCGTCACCCTGCTGCTGTTGCTCAACACCCTGGTGCTGTTCGGCCCGTTGATGGTGTTCGCACTGCTAAAACTGGTCCTGTCCGGGCGTTTTCGCGACTACGCCTCGTGGGCGGTGATGTGGATCGCCGAAACCTGGGCCGAGATCGACAAGCTGATCTTTGCCCTGTGCATCCCCACCCGCTGGGACATCCGTGGCGGCGCGGACCTGCGCGGCGACACGTCTTACCTGGTGATCAGCAATCACCAATCCTGGGTCGACATCCCCGCCCTCGTCCAGACCCTCAACCGACGCACGCCATTCTTCAAGTTCTTTCTCAAGAAAGAGCTGATCTGGGTGCCGTTTCTGGGGCTGGCCTGGTGGGCGTTGGATTACCCTTTCATGAAACGCTACACCAAGGCGTTCCTGGCGAAAAACCCGGAACTGACCGGCAAGGACCTGGAAATCACCAAGGCCGCCTGCGAGCTGTTCAAGCGCCAACCGGTCACCGTGGTCAATTACCTCGAAGGCACGCGCTTCACCGCCGCCAAAAGCCAACAGCAACAGTCACCCTTCACCCACCTGCTCAAGCCCAAGGCCGGTGGCGTGGCGTTCGTGCTGGCGGCCATGGGTGAACAACTGGACGCGGTATTGGACGTGACCGTGGTTTATCCGCAAGCGCGCATTCCCGGGTTCTGGGACTTGATCAGCGGCGCGGTGCCCCGGGTCATCATCGACATCCAGACCCGCGAACTGGACCCGGCGCTGTGGCAGGGCGATTACGAAAACGACCCGGTGTTTCGCCAGTTTGTTCAGGATTGGGTTAATCAGCTCTGGATGGAGAAGGATCGGCGTATTGCTGCCTTGCGCAACGAACGCGCCTGA
- a CDS encoding ATP-dependent zinc protease: MKSVLALFSLIALPVLAAEPTLYGRYEYIALPEIGGEVLKAKMDTGALTASLSAKDIETFTRDGDDWVRFRLATKDASNKVYEHKIARISKIKTRSEEDEDDDEKIAPTKRPVVDLELCLGNVKRTVEVNLTDRSSFNYPLLIGAKALREFGAAVNPARRFTADKPDC; encoded by the coding sequence ATGAAGTCAGTCCTCGCCCTGTTTTCCCTGATAGCCCTTCCAGTGCTGGCCGCCGAGCCGACCCTGTACGGGCGCTATGAATACATCGCGTTGCCGGAAATCGGCGGCGAAGTGCTCAAGGCCAAGATGGACACCGGTGCGCTGACTGCCTCGCTGTCGGCCAAGGACATCGAGACCTTTACCCGCGACGGTGATGATTGGGTGCGATTCCGCCTGGCGACCAAGGATGCGAGCAACAAGGTCTACGAACACAAGATCGCCCGCATCAGCAAGATCAAGACCCGTTCCGAAGAAGATGAAGACGACGACGAAAAAATCGCGCCAACCAAGCGCCCCGTGGTCGACCTGGAACTGTGCCTGGGCAACGTCAAGCGCACGGTGGAGGTCAACCTGACCGACCGCAGCAGCTTCAACTACCCATTGCTGATCGGCGCCAAGGCCCTGCGCGAGTTCGGCGCAGCGGTGAACCCGGCCCGCCGCTTCACCGCAGACAAGCCCGACTGCTGA
- the creB gene encoding two-component system response regulator CreB encodes MPHILIVEDEAAIADTLVFALQGEGFDTTWLSLGAAALEHQKSTPADLIILDVGLPDISGFETCKNLRRFSDVPVIFLTARDAEIDRVVGLEIGADDYVVKPFSPREVAARVRAILKRVAPRPLMEPGMALFQVDADRVQISYRGKPLNLTRHEFRLLNCLLEQPERVFSREQLLDALGVASDAGYERSIDSHIKSVRAKLRLVRAEAEPIQTHRGLGYSYSPGHS; translated from the coding sequence ATGCCTCATATCCTGATTGTCGAAGACGAAGCCGCCATTGCCGATACGCTGGTGTTTGCCCTGCAAGGGGAGGGGTTCGACACCACTTGGCTGAGCCTCGGCGCTGCCGCCCTCGAGCATCAGAAAAGCACGCCGGCGGACCTGATCATCCTCGATGTGGGCCTGCCGGATATCAGCGGATTCGAGACTTGTAAAAATCTCAGACGTTTCAGCGACGTTCCAGTCATCTTTCTGACAGCCCGGGATGCTGAGATCGACCGGGTGGTGGGACTGGAAATCGGTGCCGACGATTATGTGGTCAAGCCTTTCAGCCCCCGCGAGGTGGCGGCCAGGGTCCGGGCGATCCTCAAGCGTGTGGCGCCGCGACCGCTGATGGAGCCGGGCATGGCGCTGTTCCAGGTCGATGCCGATCGCGTGCAAATCAGCTATCGCGGCAAACCGCTGAACCTCACCCGCCATGAATTCCGCCTGCTCAACTGTCTGTTGGAACAACCTGAACGGGTCTTCAGCCGCGAACAACTGCTCGACGCCCTGGGCGTGGCCAGCGATGCCGGCTACGAGCGTAGCATCGACAGCCACATCAAGAGCGTGCGCGCCAAGTTGCGCCTGGTCCGGGCCGAGGCCGAACCGATCCAGACCCATCGAGGCCTGGGCTACAGCTACAGCCCGGGGCACAGCTGA
- the creC gene encoding two-component system sensor histidine kinase CreC, with the protein MSLGIRIFLVYVLFIALTGYFVLNTVMEEIRPGVRQSTEETLVDTANLMAEILRDDFKAGTLNQNRWPQLLKAYGERQPAATIWGLPKNQVSHRIYVTDAKGIVVLDSSGVAVGQDYSRWNDVYLTLRGHYGARSSRSDPDDPTSSVMHVGAPIRDNGRIIGVVTVAKPNSSLQPYVDRTERRLLAYGAGLVALGLLLGGLLSWWLSAALRRLTAYAQAVSQGRRVEVPHYRGGEFEQLAGAVEHMRTQLEGKAYVERYVHTLTHELKSPLAAIRGAAELLQSDMPAAQHQRFVSNIGTESVRMQQLIERLLNLAQIEQRQGLEEEVAVPLAALMDELLEARGGWIESRQLSVEQRIAADLALTGEPFLLRQALGNLLENALDFTPVNGLLRISAERSGNRVEIRLFNQAAPIPDYALPRLSERFYSLPRPDSGRKSTGLGLNFVEEVVQLHGGAFSIGNVEGGVEVVLRLP; encoded by the coding sequence ATGTCTCTGGGGATCCGGATTTTCCTGGTGTATGTACTGTTTATCGCCCTGACCGGCTATTTCGTGCTCAACACGGTGATGGAGGAAATCCGCCCTGGCGTGCGCCAGTCCACTGAAGAAACCCTGGTGGACACGGCCAACCTGATGGCCGAGATCCTGCGGGACGACTTCAAGGCCGGTACCCTCAACCAGAATCGTTGGCCGCAATTGCTCAAGGCCTACGGCGAGCGCCAGCCGGCGGCGACGATCTGGGGCTTGCCGAAGAACCAGGTCAGCCACCGCATCTATGTCACCGATGCCAAGGGCATCGTGGTGCTCGACTCCAGCGGCGTGGCGGTGGGCCAGGATTATTCGCGCTGGAACGATGTCTACCTGACTCTGCGCGGCCACTACGGCGCCCGTTCGAGCCGCAGCGATCCGGATGACCCCACGTCTTCGGTGATGCATGTCGGTGCGCCGATCCGCGACAACGGCCGGATCATCGGTGTCGTCACGGTCGCCAAGCCCAACAGTTCATTGCAGCCTTATGTCGATCGCACCGAGCGGCGACTGTTGGCGTATGGCGCCGGGTTGGTGGCCCTGGGTCTGTTGCTGGGCGGCTTGCTGTCCTGGTGGCTCAGCGCGGCGCTGCGACGGTTGACGGCCTATGCCCAGGCGGTCAGCCAGGGGCGTCGGGTGGAAGTGCCGCATTATCGCGGCGGCGAGTTCGAGCAACTGGCGGGCGCCGTGGAACACATGCGTACCCAGCTCGAAGGCAAGGCTTACGTCGAGCGTTACGTGCATACCCTGACCCACGAGCTCAAGAGTCCGCTGGCGGCGATTCGCGGTGCCGCCGAGCTGCTGCAAAGCGATATGCCTGCCGCCCAGCACCAACGCTTTGTCAGTAACATCGGCACCGAAAGCGTGCGCATGCAGCAGTTGATCGAACGGCTGCTGAACCTGGCCCAGATCGAGCAGCGCCAGGGGCTGGAAGAAGAAGTCGCGGTGCCGCTGGCGGCGTTGATGGATGAGTTGCTGGAAGCGCGCGGCGGCTGGATCGAAAGTCGCCAGTTGAGCGTTGAACAGCGCATTGCGGCCGATCTGGCGTTGACCGGCGAGCCGTTCCTGTTGCGCCAGGCCTTGGGCAATTTGCTGGAAAACGCCTTGGACTTCACTCCCGTCAACGGTCTGCTACGCATCAGCGCCGAGCGCAGCGGCAATCGTGTCGAGATTCGCCTGTTCAATCAGGCCGCACCGATTCCCGACTATGCGCTGCCACGCTTGAGCGAGCGCTTTTACTCCCTGCCGCGGCCGGACAGCGGTCGCAAGAGCACCGGCCTGGGGCTCAACTTCGTGGAGGAGGTGGTGCAGTTGCATGGAGGGGCATTCAGTATTGGCAATGTCGAGGGTGGTGTTGAGGTGGTGTTGCGGTTGCCCTGA
- the creD gene encoding cell envelope integrity protein CreD — MNRSLAIKLGMIALLILLLMIPLLMINGLIDERQELRDGVLQDIARSSSYSQQLIGPMIVVPFRKSVKVWNTNEKTGVRFLETVERAGELYFLPEEFELDGQVRTETRARGIYEARLFHADNRIDGRFKVPERYGIAAKDFADYRFDEPYLSVGISDIRGIENALTLTLNQQTVDFLPGSRLGWLGQGVHVPLPMITAQGGPELTFGFDLRLQGTGEFQVLPVGKSTKVHLSADWPHPSFIGNYLPVNREINEQGFSADWQTSFFSTNLLETLQACEPSDSCEAFRSRAFGVSFIDPVDQYLKSDRAIKYALLFIALTFAGFFLFEVLKSLAVHPVQYALVGVALAFFYLLLLSLSEHIGFTLAYLVSASACVVLIGFYVCHVLRSVSHGLGFSVGLAGLYGLLYGLLSAEDYALLMGSLLLFGLLGVFMVLTRKLDWYGVGSKSVAAMSFDLGEVK, encoded by the coding sequence ATGAACCGCAGCCTCGCCATAAAACTGGGCATGATTGCCCTACTGATTCTTTTGCTGATGATCCCGCTGTTGATGATCAACGGCCTCATCGACGAGCGCCAGGAGCTGCGCGACGGTGTGTTGCAGGATATCGCCCGCAGTTCCAGCTACAGCCAGCAACTGATCGGGCCGATGATCGTGGTGCCGTTTCGCAAGAGCGTGAAAGTCTGGAACACCAACGAGAAAACCGGCGTGCGTTTTCTGGAAACCGTCGAGCGGGCGGGCGAGTTGTATTTTTTGCCCGAAGAGTTCGAGCTCGACGGCCAGGTCCGCACTGAAACCCGTGCCCGGGGGATCTACGAAGCGCGGTTGTTCCACGCCGATAACCGGATCGATGGCCGTTTCAAGGTGCCGGAGCGCTACGGTATCGCCGCCAAGGACTTTGCCGATTACCGTTTCGATGAACCGTACCTGAGCGTGGGGATCAGCGATATTCGTGGCATCGAGAACGCGCTGACCCTGACGCTGAACCAGCAGACCGTCGACTTCCTGCCCGGTTCTCGGCTCGGCTGGCTGGGGCAGGGGGTGCATGTGCCGCTGCCGATGATCACCGCCCAGGGTGGCCCCGAGCTGACCTTCGGTTTTGACCTGCGCCTTCAAGGCACTGGCGAGTTCCAGGTCCTGCCAGTGGGCAAGTCCACCAAGGTGCACCTGTCGGCCGACTGGCCCCATCCAAGCTTTATCGGCAACTACCTGCCGGTCAATCGTGAGATCAATGAGCAGGGCTTCAGCGCTGACTGGCAGACGTCGTTTTTCTCCACCAACCTCCTGGAAACATTGCAAGCCTGCGAACCCAGCGATAGTTGCGAAGCGTTCCGCAGTCGCGCCTTCGGCGTGAGCTTCATCGACCCAGTGGACCAGTACCTCAAGAGCGACCGGGCAATCAAATATGCGCTGCTGTTCATCGCCCTGACATTCGCCGGCTTCTTCCTTTTCGAAGTGCTCAAGAGCCTGGCGGTGCACCCGGTCCAGTACGCTTTGGTGGGTGTGGCGCTGGCGTTCTTTTACCTGTTGCTGTTGTCGCTGTCGGAGCACATCGGCTTCACCCTGGCGTACCTGGTGTCGGCCAGTGCCTGTGTGGTGCTGATCGGGTTTTATGTCTGCCATGTGCTGCGTAGCGTGAGCCACGGCCTGGGGTTTTCGGTGGGGCTGGCAGGGTTGTACGGCTTGCTCTATGGCTTGTTGAGCGCCGAGGACTATGCGCTGTTGATGGGGTCGCTGTTGCTGTTCGGCCTGTTGGGCGTATTCATGGTGTTGACCCGTAAGCTGGATTGGTACGGGGTTGGGTCGAAGTCGGTCGCTGCCATGAGCTTTGACTTGGGAGAGGTGAAATGA
- a CDS encoding glutathione S-transferase encodes MSTPSMTLFHNPASPFVRKVLVLLHETGQQDRVALQLSQLTPVKPDRALIDDNPLSKIPALRLANGSVIHDSRVILDYLDHQHVGNPLIPRDGAARWRRLTLASLADGVMDAAVMIRYETALRPAEKHWDEWLDAQRDKIRRALGLLEAEAIAELACHFDVASISVACALGYLDLRHPDLEWRKANPQLAAWFAEVSLRPSMLETVPRV; translated from the coding sequence ATGTCCACCCCCAGCATGACGTTGTTCCACAACCCCGCTTCACCCTTCGTTCGCAAGGTCCTGGTGCTACTGCACGAAACCGGCCAGCAAGACCGCGTGGCGTTGCAACTCAGCCAGCTCACGCCGGTCAAGCCGGACCGGGCCCTGATCGATGACAACCCATTGAGCAAGATCCCGGCCTTGCGCCTGGCCAACGGCAGCGTGATCCATGACAGCCGCGTCATCCTCGACTACCTCGACCATCAGCACGTCGGCAACCCGTTGATTCCCCGGGACGGAGCCGCCCGCTGGCGGCGCCTGACCCTGGCCTCCCTGGCCGATGGAGTCATGGATGCAGCGGTGATGATCCGCTACGAAACCGCCCTGCGTCCTGCGGAAAAACACTGGGACGAATGGCTCGATGCGCAGCGGGACAAGATTCGCCGGGCCCTGGGCCTGCTCGAAGCCGAGGCGATTGCCGAACTGGCCTGCCATTTCGACGTGGCCTCCATCAGCGTGGCCTGCGCCCTGGGCTACCTGGACCTGCGCCATCCGGACCTGGAATGGCGCAAGGCCAATCCGCAGCTGGCGGCATGGTTCGCCGAAGTGAGCTTGCGGCCTTCGATGCTCGAGACGGTGCCCAGGGTTTAG
- a CDS encoding MFS transporter — protein MKIKGIRWWMVGLVTAGLMVNYLARNTLSVAAPTLMSEMNISTEQYSHIVVAWQICYALMQPVAGYIIDAIGTKMGFAIFAFAWSIACAAAAMASGWQGLAFFRGLLGLTEAAGLPAAVKTSTEWFPAKERSVAIGWFNIGSSIGAVLAPPLVVWAILNSGWELAFLIVGGLGVAWTFLWLIFYKHPRDQRLLGDTERDYILSGQEAHFQDPTPKKGSWKRIIASRNFYAIASARILSEPAWQTFNAWIPLYLMTERHMNIKEIAMFAWLPFLAADLGCVLGGYLSPFFHKYCKVSLFTSRKMVLLFGASCMVGPACIGLVASPYTAIALLCIGGFAHQTLSGALYAITSDSFGKNEVATATGMGGMFGYLGAAAFTLLFGVMVTKIGYSPLFVLLAIFDVVAAFIVWTVARELKQQPATSAPAPQALQPTA, from the coding sequence ATGAAAATCAAAGGCATCCGCTGGTGGATGGTTGGCCTGGTCACGGCCGGCCTGATGGTCAACTACCTGGCTCGCAATACCCTCTCGGTGGCCGCTCCGACCCTGATGAGCGAAATGAACATCTCCACCGAGCAGTATTCCCACATCGTCGTGGCCTGGCAGATCTGCTACGCGCTGATGCAACCGGTGGCCGGCTACATCATTGATGCCATCGGTACCAAGATGGGTTTCGCCATTTTCGCCTTCGCCTGGTCCATCGCCTGTGCCGCGGCGGCCATGGCCTCGGGCTGGCAAGGCCTGGCGTTTTTTCGTGGTTTGCTGGGCCTGACCGAAGCCGCCGGGCTGCCGGCCGCGGTAAAAACCTCTACTGAATGGTTCCCGGCCAAGGAACGCTCGGTGGCCATCGGCTGGTTCAATATCGGCTCCTCAATCGGCGCCGTGCTGGCTCCGCCACTCGTGGTCTGGGCGATTCTGAACAGTGGTTGGGAGCTGGCGTTTCTGATCGTTGGCGGCCTGGGCGTGGCCTGGACGTTCCTCTGGCTGATCTTTTACAAGCATCCGCGCGACCAGAGGCTCTTGGGCGACACTGAGCGTGATTACATTCTCAGCGGCCAGGAAGCCCACTTCCAGGATCCGACACCGAAGAAAGGCAGCTGGAAACGCATCATCGCCAGCCGCAACTTCTACGCCATCGCCAGCGCCCGGATCCTCTCCGAGCCGGCTTGGCAAACGTTCAACGCCTGGATCCCGCTGTACCTGATGACCGAGCGGCACATGAACATCAAGGAGATCGCAATGTTCGCCTGGCTGCCGTTCCTGGCGGCCGACCTGGGTTGCGTGCTGGGTGGTTACCTGAGCCCGTTCTTCCATAAATACTGCAAGGTGTCGCTGTTCACCTCGCGCAAAATGGTCCTGCTGTTCGGTGCCTCCTGCATGGTCGGCCCGGCGTGCATCGGCCTGGTCGCCAGCCCCTACACCGCCATCGCCCTGCTGTGCATTGGCGGCTTTGCTCACCAGACTCTATCCGGAGCGCTATACGCCATCACGTCCGATTCCTTCGGCAAGAATGAAGTCGCCACCGCCACCGGCATGGGTGGGATGTTCGGTTACCTCGGTGCAGCGGCCTTCACCCTGCTGTTTGGTGTGATGGTGACAAAGATCGGCTACAGCCCGTTGTTCGTGCTGCTGGCGATCTTCGACGTGGTCGCCGCGTTTATCGTCTGGACCGTCGCCCGGGAACTCAAGCAACAACCGGCGACATCGGCACCGGCGCCGCAGGCCCTGCAACCAACCGCCTGA
- a CDS encoding PepSY-associated TM helix domain-containing protein encodes MKSKTIRRWSFVHTWTSLICTVFLLMLAITGLPLIFHHEIEHLLGDAPQLREMPADTPPLDLQQLVEKAKAHRPGEVVQYFGWDEDEPNGVITIMAPTPGTEPNSSHTFMLDGRTGEALEMPSANGGFMMVMLRLHVDMFAGLPGKLLLAFMGLLFVIAIVSGVVLYLPFMRRLKFATVRQDKSTRLRWLDLHNLIGVVTLVWALTVGVTGVIAACADLIIAAWRNDSLSAMIEPYRNAPPLTQLAPATRLLDIAKDVAPGMAPSFIAFPGTLFSSEHHYSVFMKGSTHLTSHLLTPVLVDASTLEVTAVAERPWYMDVMSLSLPLHFGDYGGRPMQIFWATLDVLTIIVLGSGVYLWLVRRKAAKRASVVAEVAS; translated from the coding sequence ATGAAAAGCAAAACCATTCGCCGCTGGTCCTTCGTCCACACCTGGACCAGCCTGATCTGCACGGTGTTCCTGCTGATGCTGGCGATCACCGGACTGCCGTTGATCTTCCACCATGAAATCGAACACCTGCTGGGCGACGCCCCCCAGCTTAGGGAGATGCCGGCTGACACACCGCCGCTGGACCTGCAACAACTGGTGGAAAAAGCCAAGGCCCATCGCCCTGGCGAAGTGGTCCAGTATTTTGGCTGGGACGAGGACGAGCCCAACGGCGTCATCACCATCATGGCGCCGACACCGGGCACCGAACCCAATTCCTCCCACACTTTCATGCTCGATGGGCGCACCGGCGAGGCCCTGGAAATGCCCTCGGCCAATGGCGGCTTCATGATGGTCATGCTGCGCCTGCACGTGGACATGTTCGCCGGATTGCCGGGCAAATTGTTGCTGGCATTCATGGGGTTGTTGTTCGTGATTGCCATCGTCTCCGGGGTGGTCCTGTACCTGCCGTTCATGCGCCGCTTGAAGTTCGCCACGGTGCGCCAGGACAAATCCACGCGCCTGCGCTGGCTCGACCTGCACAACCTGATCGGCGTGGTCACACTGGTGTGGGCGCTGACCGTCGGCGTTACCGGCGTCATCGCCGCGTGCGCCGACCTGATCATCGCCGCCTGGCGCAACGACAGCCTCAGCGCCATGATCGAGCCCTACCGCAACGCCCCGCCGCTGACCCAACTGGCACCGGCCACCCGTTTGCTGGACATCGCCAAGGACGTCGCGCCGGGCATGGCGCCCAGCTTCATCGCCTTCCCCGGCACGCTGTTTTCCAGCGAACACCACTACAGCGTGTTCATGAAAGGCAGCACCCACCTGACCTCGCATTTGCTGACGCCGGTACTGGTCGACGCCAGCACCCTGGAGGTCACCGCAGTGGCCGAACGGCCGTGGTACATGGACGTCATGAGCCTGTCGTTGCCGCTGCATTTTGGTGACTACGGTGGCCGGCCGATGCAGATTTTCTGGGCCACCCTCGATGTGCTGACCATCATCGTCCTCGGCAGCGGCGTTTACCTGTGGCTGGTGCGGCGCAAGGCGGCCAAGCGAGCAAGCGTTGTCGCGGAGGTCGCTTCGTGA